Proteins found in one Mustela lutreola isolate mMusLut2 chromosome 12, mMusLut2.pri, whole genome shotgun sequence genomic segment:
- the LOC131812331 gene encoding olfactory receptor 2S2-like, with protein MEKGNWSSPVAGFILLGLSAHPKLEKMFFVLILLMYLVILLGNGVLILVTVLDSRLHTPMYFFLGNLSFLDICYTTSSVPLFLDGFLNPRKTISFSACAVQMFLSFAMAGTECVLLGMMAFDRYVAICNPLRYPVVMSKAAYVPMAVSSWAIGGTASVVHTSLTIQLPFCGDNVINHFTCEILAVLKLACADISINVISMGVTNVIFLGAPVLFISISYVFIIVTILRIPSAEGRRKAFSTCSAHFTVVVIFYGTLFFMYGKPKSKDPLGADKQDLSDKLIPLFYGLVIPMLNPIIYSLRNKDVKAAVRNLVAQKCFAQ; from the coding sequence ATGGAAAAAGGCAATTGGTCCTCCCCTGTGGCGGGGTTCATTCTTCTGGGCCTCTCAGCACACCCTAAACTGGAGAAAATGTTCTTTGTGCTCATCCTCCTGATGTACCTGGTGATCTTACTGGGCAATGGGGTCCTCATCCTGGTGACCGTCCTTGACTCCCGCCtgcacacacccatgtacttcttcctggggAACCTCTCCTTCCTGGACATCTGCTACACAACCTCCTCAGTCCCTCTATTCCTAGATGGCTTCCTCAATCCCAGGAAAACCATCTCCTTCTCAGCCTGTGCCGTGCAGATGTTTCTCTCCTTTGCTATGGCAGGGACAGAGTGTGTGCTTCTGGGCATGATGGCATTTGATCGTtatgtggccatctgtaacccCCTGAGGTACCCCGTGGTCATGAGCAAGGCTGCCTATGTGCCCATGGCTGTCAGCTCCTGGGCTATTGGTGGTACGGCTTCTGTGGTACACACGTCTTTGACAATTCAGCTGCCTTTCTGTGGGGACAATGTCATCAACCACTTCACCTGTGAAATCCTGGCTGTCCTGAAGTTGGCCTGTGCTGACATCTCCATCAATGTGATCAGCATGGGGGTGACCAACGTGATCTTCCTGGGGGCTCCAGTTCTCTTCATCTCCATCTCTTATGTGTTCATCATTGTTACCATCCTGAGGATCCCCTCAgctgaggggaggagaaaggccttctccacctgctctgCCCACTTCACTGTGGTGGTCATCTTCTATGGGACCTTATTTTTCATGTACGGGAAGCCCAAGTCTAAGGATCCCCTGGGGGCAGACAAACAAGACCTTTCAGACAAGCTCATCCCCCTCTTTTATGGGTTGGTGATCCCCATGCTCAACCCCATCATCTACAGCCTCAGGAACAAGGATGTAAAGGCTGCTGTGAGGAACCTGGTGGCTCAGAAATGTTTCGCCCAGTGA